The following DNA comes from Cellulophaga sp. HaHa_2_95.
ACAACTAGACAATTATATCTTAAACATTCAGAGGAAGAACACTGAAAATTTATTATACCCTTGAAAAACGAAAATTGCATGTAAAAAGCTACATTCCAATAGCATATGAGGCAGTTTTATCAGACTCAAAAACTAGCTATGAACTCGGTAAGATTATCATTCCGCTCTAGATTGAGTTTTTTTCTTAAGCGATAACGCGAAGTATGAACACTTTCTATAGAGATCCCTAATAAAGAAGACATTTCTTTGCTGGAAAAATTAAGCTTTACTAATGCACATAATTTCAGATCTGTCTGACTTAAAGAAGGGTAAGTATCTTTTAGGTTTTTATAAAAACTTTGGTTAATTGCCGTAAACCGAGCTTCAAACTCTTTCCAATTACTATTAGGACTCCCCTGTGCAGAACTAATAATTCTATTGATTGCAGGTACATCAAGGTTTTCCTTACTCTTTCCTATAGTATCCTTCATTTTCTTAATAAACTCTTCTTTCTCTATTAATTGCAATGCAGAAGAGGTTAGCTCATTATTTTTCAGTTCTAAGATTTCATTTGCTTTTTGCAGTTCAACCGCTCTCTTTTCTTCAAGAGACTTTTTCTCTAAGCTATGCTTGCGTCTAATATTCCTAATCAAAAGAAAACTTAAAATTAAAATTGAAAATATCACTACAACTAAAAGCCATGACTTTAGTGTCCAAAGCTTTTCTTCATTTTCTAAGTTGGCTATATGCTGCTCTTTTATAAGCTCTTTTTCTTTTTCTTTTTGAATTCTGTAGCGGTCATTAATTTCAAAAAGATGCTGATTGTTTTTACTTTGCCTACCGAAAATAGATTTATCCAATTGGCTTGCTGCCTCTAAATGAAGAAATGCACTTTTATAATCTTTTGCATTCTTACTTATTAACGCCAAAGCTTCCTGGTCCATTAATTTGTAGTTAGAGTGATTTGTGTGCTCTTCAGTCAGTGCCAATGAGGTTTTAAAATACTTTCTACTAGTGGTCATATCTCCCATCATATAGTAAACCTCCCCTAATAAATAATTTATAATAATAAGGTAAGATGGGTTTTCTTTTTCAAAAACAGCTTTGGCGTTATTCAACCGATTTATAGCCAAATCATACTCCATATCAATAGCATCTTGGTACCCTATTTCAGCATCTAAATAACTAGATTTTGTTTGAAATTTTTTCTGGATAATGACACTACTATCAATATACTTTCGTGCCATTATATTATTACCGTTGGTTCTAAACAAATTAATCAAGGAGAAATAATCAGTAAGTAGGTAATATTCTTTTAATTCGTCTTTAGCAATAAGTTCTCTTTTGAGCTGTATGGAATGATTAAAATATTTTATTGCTTCACTATCTCTTCTATAGAATAAATACAACCAACCTAGCGCTTGATAAATTTCTGCTCGTGCAAAATTATCGTTAATTTTTTCTGACAACAACAGGGCATCCCAGTACCCATCATAAGCATTTCCATAGTCTAAACTATGCGCATACAAATTAGATAATTCACATAAACTCTTAATTAAATGGGTTGTGTCTTTAGCACTCCTATTATAGGATATACTTTTCTTATACAAAACAATCGCACTATCTGTATCTGTATTCTTTAATAGTTCTGCTTTTTCAAAATATATATCAGACTTCGCACCTACTTGAGCGTTAAGTACAAAACTGAAACCATTTAAAACACTTAAAACTATCAGTGTTACAAAATAGCTTTTCTTCATTTTGAGGAGATAATTCATCATAATATACCTGCTGATCGAAATTTTAGATTCAAAAATTGATTGAATATATGCAATGTCTAGTTCAAATGTTTTTAAAACTAGCACAAATTAATGTCTGTTGAGTTTTTGTCTAGTTAGATGATATCTTTAAATCCTTTAATAGCTTGATATTTGTGTGATTATCAATGACACATCATTTATAAGTGTTTATTATGATATTATAATTTTAGCTCCACTATAATTATCAAATACCACTATTTAACAGAAATATGGCACGAGACATTACCTGTAAATTAAAGAGGTATTACAAATGTAAAAATCAGATTTAAAACTATAAAAGTAACAATAGTGTAGCACAGGTTAAAAGTTCATGTTTAGTTGGATAACCCCTTATAAAAATAAAGATCAATTAAAAAATAGCTAGTAATAACGCACATCAGACCTATGAAATACATCATCAGTTTTCTTGCCTTAATCTTAATCTTAGTTACAAGTTGCCAATCCAAAATTGCTCAAAATCATACGACAGATTTTAATTTTGATTGGGAGTTTAAATTAGAAGACACTGTATCCAATACCTACGATACAGCTTACAGAAAAATTAATTTACCTCATGATTGGAGCATTGAAACTCCATTAGACTCCGTAAAAGGAGAGGGTGCTACAGGCTATTTTTTAGGAGGTATTGGGCATTACAAAAAGGATTTCAATCTGAATCTAAATGACAACCAAGTGGCCTATCTTGTTTTTGACGGAGTATACAATAATGCCACAGTACATTTAAACAATCAGGAGCTAGGAAAGCATCCTTATGGCTATGCTCCTTTCTATTACGATATCACCAACACATTAAAAAATGAAACCAACACAGTAAATGTTACCGTAGATCGCACAAGATATGCGGATAGTAGATGGTATACAGGATCTGGAATTTACAGGAATGTAAATTTAATTACCAAAAATAAATTACATATTCCGGTCTGGGGAACCTTTATTACTACCCCTAATGCTACAAAAGAATCTGCCACCATACAGATTGAAACCAGTATTAAAAACAACTACGAGGAGTCAAAAGATATAACAGTTACCACTGAAATAATAGATGCAGATCAAACTAAAGTTGGCAGCCTAATATCTACTCTCGAGGTAGCAAAAATAAGCATTAAAAAAAATACCGCCGTGCTAACTATAGAACAACCAATGTTATGGGATATAGAACAACCTAATCTATATACAGCAGTTACCAATGTGATAGAAAATGGTGAAATTATAGATACAGAAGAAACTGTATTTGGTATACGAAGTATACAATTTGATGCAAGTACCGGATTTTATTTAAACGGTAAAAACAGAAAAATAAAAGGAGTTTGTTTGCACCATGATGGTGGATTGGTTGGTGCTGCAGTGCCAAAAGATGTATGGAGAAGGCGCTTAGAAAAATTAAAAGAAGCAGGCTGTAATGCCATAAGAATTTCTCATAATCCTGCCTCTAATGAATTCTTAGATCTATGTGATGAAATGGGCTTTTTGGTTCAAGATGAATTCTTTGACGAATGGGATAATCCAAAGGATAAACGAAAAAATATGAATGAGCGCAGAGTAGATTACATTACGCGCGGTAATGCTGAGCATTTTCAAGAATGGGCAGAAACAGATTTAAAAAACACAATCCTTTCGCACAGAAATCATCCCTCTATCTTTCAATGGAGTATAGGGAATGAAATAGAATGGACCTACCCTAGAAATGCAGAAGCTACAGGTTTCTTTAATAACATGGATTGGAGTGGAAATTATTTTTGGTCTGTACCTCCTAACAATATTGATGAAATAAAGGAAAAAATAAAAACCCTCCCTAAAGAAACGTATGATATTGGCGCTACTGCACAAAAATTAGCAAAATGGACCAAAGAATTAGATACCACGCGCTATGTAATTGCTAATTGTATTTTACCTTCTTCTAGTTATGAATCTGGTTATGCCGATGCGTTAGATATTATTGGTTTCAGCTATCGTAGGGTTATTTATGATTACGGCCATGAAAATTACCCTAACAAGCCTATCATGGGAACTGAAAATTTAGGACAATGGCATGAATGGAAAGCCGTATTGGACCGGCCATTTATTTCAGGCACTTTTTTATGGACTGGAATTGACTATTTAGGAGAATCTAATGGTGGATGGCCCAAAAAAGGAACGCCAAGCGGACTCTTAGATGTTGCAGGCTTTGAGAAACCTTCTTACTATATGTTTAAGTCTTTATGGAGTGATGCCCCGTCTATTTACATTGCGACACAAACAGAAGAAAAATCAAACTATAAATCTACCCATAACGCAAATCCTATGGAAAAGAAAGAAGGTGCATGGAAAAATGCACTTTGGGTATGGCAAGATGTAAATGAACATTGGAACTACAAAGATGAACAAGCCACCATTGTGGAAATCTATTCTAATTGTGAAGAAGTAGAACTCTTTTTAAATGAACAATCTTCAGGAATAAAAAAGTTAACTGAATTTGAAGATCACATCTATAAATGGGCAGTACCTTTTAAACAGGGAATATTAAAAGCTGTTGGCTCTAAAAATGGGCAAAAAGTTGAAACTTTAATAAAAACAACATCAAAACCTGAAGCTTTACGTTTAGTTGGAGATAAGAACCAATTAATTGCGGATGGCTATGATACTGCCCATATTGTACTTCAAATAACAGATGCTGAGGGGAATCCAATTAAAACTGAAAATCAAAAAATAAACTTTAGTGTTAGTGGTGGCGCTAAATTATTAGGAGTAGATAATGGCGCTATCACGAACACTCAAGATTTTAAAAGCGAAGAAATCACCACAGATAAAGGCCGCGCTTTATTAATTATTCAATCTATAAAAAATAGCACGGTTCCCATTCTAATTAAAGCAAGCTCACCAACACTTACGAGTAACGAAATAGAAATTACAATTAAACCAAACAACAAATAGCAAAATGAAAAAAAACAATATAAAATTAGTTGCACTAGCGTGTATCTTAGCATTCACAGCATGTGATGAACCTAAAAGCTCTGAAAAAGAAACAGGCATGGAAGAACAAAAAATAACCATTACTGATGCACAAATGGACGAATTAGGTATTACCAATAGAGATTCGCTAAGTGCTGCCTCTAAAAGAGCTTTGCAATGGCCAGAAGGTTTAGGTAACGAATGGTTCGTAGAATTTTCTAAGCTTCAACCTTTAAAAGGAGATTTAGCCTATGAAGAAGGTGTCGTTAGAAGAGATCCTAGTGCCGTAATTAAAGAAAATGGAAAATTTTATGTTTGGTATAGCAAGAGTACAGGACCCTCTCAAGGTTTTGCTGGGGATATAGAGAACGACAAGGTTTTTCCTTGGGATCGTTGTGATATCTGGTATGCCACTTCTGAAGATGGAGAGACTTGGAAAGAAGAAGGGTTAGCAGTTCCTAGAGGAGAAAAAGGTGCTTATGATGACCGTTCTGTATTTACTGTAGAAATAATGAAGTATGAGAACAAATACTACTTATGCTATCAAACCGTAAAATCGCCTTACAATGTACGAGTTAAAAATCAAGTTGGCTTAGCGTGGTCAGAATCGCCAAACGGTCCTTGGATAAAAAGCGAGGAACCTATTTTAAGTCCAGCAAATAATGGCATATGGAAAGGGGAAGAACAAAACAGATTTTTAGTAGAGAAAAAAGGAGATTTTGATAGTCATAAAGTACATGATCCTTGTATTATTCCTTACAAAGGAAAATTTTATTTATACTATAAGGGAGAGCAAATGGGAGAAAAAATCACTTTTGGAGGAAGACAAATTCGCCATGGAGTCGCTATTGCAGATAACCCATTAGGACCTTACGTAAAATCGCCTTACAATCCTATTAGCAACAGTGGTCATGAAATTTGTGTATGGCCTTATAATGATGGAATTGCAGCCTTAATTACAACAGACGGTCCTGAGAAAAACACGATACAATGGGCGCCAGACGGTGTTAATTTTGAAATCATGTCAGTCATTCCTGGTGTTTCTGCACATGCCATAGGCTTAAATAGAACGGCAGATAACGAAAAAGAACCTACAGAAATCTTACGATGGGGATTATCGCATATTTATAATAATAGTGATTACCAAAGCATCATGAGTTTTACCTCTGCTAGAAAAACTACGCATGCAGCAAAAGGAGAGAAATCTAAATAA
Coding sequences within:
- a CDS encoding glycoside hydrolase family 2 TIM barrel-domain containing protein, with protein sequence MKYIISFLALILILVTSCQSKIAQNHTTDFNFDWEFKLEDTVSNTYDTAYRKINLPHDWSIETPLDSVKGEGATGYFLGGIGHYKKDFNLNLNDNQVAYLVFDGVYNNATVHLNNQELGKHPYGYAPFYYDITNTLKNETNTVNVTVDRTRYADSRWYTGSGIYRNVNLITKNKLHIPVWGTFITTPNATKESATIQIETSIKNNYEESKDITVTTEIIDADQTKVGSLISTLEVAKISIKKNTAVLTIEQPMLWDIEQPNLYTAVTNVIENGEIIDTEETVFGIRSIQFDASTGFYLNGKNRKIKGVCLHHDGGLVGAAVPKDVWRRRLEKLKEAGCNAIRISHNPASNEFLDLCDEMGFLVQDEFFDEWDNPKDKRKNMNERRVDYITRGNAEHFQEWAETDLKNTILSHRNHPSIFQWSIGNEIEWTYPRNAEATGFFNNMDWSGNYFWSVPPNNIDEIKEKIKTLPKETYDIGATAQKLAKWTKELDTTRYVIANCILPSSSYESGYADALDIIGFSYRRVIYDYGHENYPNKPIMGTENLGQWHEWKAVLDRPFISGTFLWTGIDYLGESNGGWPKKGTPSGLLDVAGFEKPSYYMFKSLWSDAPSIYIATQTEEKSNYKSTHNANPMEKKEGAWKNALWVWQDVNEHWNYKDEQATIVEIYSNCEEVELFLNEQSSGIKKLTEFEDHIYKWAVPFKQGILKAVGSKNGQKVETLIKTTSKPEALRLVGDKNQLIADGYDTAHIVLQITDAEGNPIKTENQKINFSVSGGAKLLGVDNGAITNTQDFKSEEITTDKGRALLIIQSIKNSTVPILIKASSPTLTSNEIEITIKPNNK
- a CDS encoding family 43 glycosylhydrolase; amino-acid sequence: MKKNNIKLVALACILAFTACDEPKSSEKETGMEEQKITITDAQMDELGITNRDSLSAASKRALQWPEGLGNEWFVEFSKLQPLKGDLAYEEGVVRRDPSAVIKENGKFYVWYSKSTGPSQGFAGDIENDKVFPWDRCDIWYATSEDGETWKEEGLAVPRGEKGAYDDRSVFTVEIMKYENKYYLCYQTVKSPYNVRVKNQVGLAWSESPNGPWIKSEEPILSPANNGIWKGEEQNRFLVEKKGDFDSHKVHDPCIIPYKGKFYLYYKGEQMGEKITFGGRQIRHGVAIADNPLGPYVKSPYNPISNSGHEICVWPYNDGIAALITTDGPEKNTIQWAPDGVNFEIMSVIPGVSAHAIGLNRTADNEKEPTEILRWGLSHIYNNSDYQSIMSFTSARKTTHAAKGEKSK